The Aeoliella mucimassa genome includes the window CTGATCTAAACGCCCGCAACCAACGCTTGCTGTTGCGTCCTGCGAATTGCCCTTCCTATTCCACGCTTACGGACACCCTTCGCCATGTTCCGACCGATTTCGTTCTCGCTACTGCTGTGCCTGGTGAGTTTGCTCACGACGGACTCGACGCATAGCGAGTGCATTCAACTCCCCAACGGCACCTGGCAGTGCTTGCCGACGGCTCCGGTGCAACCACGTGAGCCGCCGGCGCAGCCCGCTGCGATGGACGTGCAGGTGGAGTGTCCCACTGCCCGCGGAAGCGGCACCGCGGTCGCGCTCGACCATAGCGGGGGAACGCTGGTGGTTACCAACCATCACGTGATCGTGGGTCAGTCGCAAGTGGTGCTGCACAACGGGGCAGGGCGGACCTGCACGGCCGAGGTGGCCGCGATCGACGAGCAGAACGACCTGGCGCTGCTACTAGTGGCCGAGCGATGGCCTCGCGCAATATTGGGGAGCGAAACGTTGATCGGCACCCCAGTGCAGTTTCGTGCGTTCGACGCCGGCGTGACTTTTCGCAAGTACCTTGGCCACGTGCGAAGCGAGTACTACAGCGGCGATGGAGGTCGCGGCTATTTCGCCACCGGCAACAGCGTGCCTGGCAACTCAGGCGGCGGGGTCTACTACAACGGTCAACTGGTGGGAGTCGTGTGGGGCAACCCCGATGGCGGTACCGCCTTCGTCCCCGTGACTTGCGTGCGGGCGTTGATCGACCGCGTGCAGAACCGCGCGATCCCTGCACCTGCGTTTCCCAAGAACCAGCCGCTCGCACCCCGCATGGATCCCGGGCCGACCGACCGTTCCCCGGCCACGACTCCTGCGACGGATACTCCTTCTCCAGTCGCTCCGCAGAGGATTTGCGAAAGCTGCGACTGCGACGAGCGATGGGAGCAACTGCAGCAGCAACTCGACCGACTCGAGCAGCGGCAACTTCCACAGCCGCAGCAGTCGCCGGCTAGTGAGTTGCCCGCACGGGAGTTGCCTACACGAGAACAGCCAGAGGAGCGAACGTCGCTACTAACCGAGATTCCCTGGCTGCAAATCATCGCAGCTGGGATGGGCGTCACCAGTCCCATCGGCTTGGCGATGGTCGGCCTCGGCTGGATGCTGCGACTCAAGCGATCGCACGAAGTGCGCGGTGCCGGAGGTCCGCGCGACGACGACTTTCCCCGCGACCAGCCCCACGCTTCCCAGTAACGACACGCCAGAGAGCGCCGAGCCGAGCGAGTCGCAACATCGCTACGCCTGGCACACGCGCGAGCAGCGGGCGGTGCCGATTGCCATCGAGCAGCCGCCAGCCAAAACCGAAGTAATCGAGACCAATCGCTACGTTCCGTACGAGACCAATCATTTTCAACACGCCTACACCTGGGCGGCCGAGCAGGTCGCCCGCAAATTGCCGGCCGCGGTCGAAACGCTCCGCATGCTCGACAGCCTGATTCGTCAGCAAGTCAACGCCCAGCGTTCCGACAAGTCGTCGGAAGTGTCCAACGAATGCTAACTGTTTTGTTTCCTTAAACCCTTTGAGAACTCTGATGCCCATTACCAACACCGATGCGATTCTTCACTACAACGTAGGTGTCTTCGGACAGGCCGGCTACGCAGTGCCGAACTGGTCGAACGACGTCGGCAGCTTGAACCCCACGATCGTCGATTGGGTGCAGCTGGTCGGCCGCAACCTGTTTCACATCATGCACCACGAGGACGTCGATCTGCGGATTCCCCCTTCGCGCAATACGCTCGAACGCATCCACAAACTCTACCTGCGAGCGGCGAACATCCTGGCTGGTCGGGCGGTGCCGCCTGGCGAGCGAAACATGGAAGTCAGCCACGTGCGGCCCGCGGGCGAGGTGTTTCGCGTTTATCCGGTGCCGTATTTCAAGGTGCGTAATTCGTTTCTCAAGCGATGGGCCGAGCTAGTGCTGCTGTCGCTCTCCGAGGCGATGCAGCACACCGAGAATCGC containing:
- a CDS encoding S1 family peptidase, which translates into the protein MFRPISFSLLLCLVSLLTTDSTHSECIQLPNGTWQCLPTAPVQPREPPAQPAAMDVQVECPTARGSGTAVALDHSGGTLVVTNHHVIVGQSQVVLHNGAGRTCTAEVAAIDEQNDLALLLVAERWPRAILGSETLIGTPVQFRAFDAGVTFRKYLGHVRSEYYSGDGGRGYFATGNSVPGNSGGGVYYNGQLVGVVWGNPDGGTAFVPVTCVRALIDRVQNRAIPAPAFPKNQPLAPRMDPGPTDRSPATTPATDTPSPVAPQRICESCDCDERWEQLQQQLDRLEQRQLPQPQQSPASELPARELPTREQPEERTSLLTEIPWLQIIAAGMGVTSPIGLAMVGLGWMLRLKRSHEVRGAGGPRDDDFPRDQPHASQ